Within the Pseudomonas mendocina genome, the region CCAGGCGCCAGTCATCGAATGCCAGCACCTCGCCGCTGCGCTCCTGGCTGAACTGCGCGCGGCGTAGCAGCGCCTTGATTCGCGCCAGCAATTCGCGCGGGCTGAACGGCTTGCCGAGGTAATCATCGGCGCCCAGCTCCAGGCCGATCACGCGGTCGGCCTCGTCGGAGCTGGCGGTGAGCATGATCACCGGCACCTGGGCGAAGCGCTGGTGTTCACGCACCCAGCGGCACAGGCTGAAACCGTCCTCGTCGGGCAGCATCACATCGAGGATGACCAGGTCGGCCGACTCCGCACACAGGCTCTGGCGAAAGGCGGCGCCATCGGCCACGGCGCGCACCTGAAAGCCGACGCGGCTCAGGTAGGTCTCGAGCAGTTCACGTATTTCCTGGTCGTCATCGACCAGCAGAATCGACTTGCCGGGCTGGCTCATGGTCCGCCGTCCTTGTTGTGTTCACGCCGCAATGTAGGCCTGGTCGGTGCAGGTTCTAACCGGCCTCGGCCCTCTGTTGCAAGGCCACGCCGGCGCCGGTCAGGCCTGGATACTCGGCCGTCACCAGCCACACAGGCACGCCGTCAAGGTAATGGCTCATGCACCCCTTGTCGCGGAAACTCTTGGCAAAACCGCTGGTGAGAAAACGCTCGGCAAAACGCGGTACCACGCCGCCGACGATGTAGACCCCGCCACGCGCGCCCAGCGTCAGCATATTGTTGCCGGCCACGCGCCCGAGCCAGCAACTGAACTGCTCCAGCACCTCGGCGGCGACGGGCTCGCCCGCCAGGCCGGCAGTCGTGATCGCAGCCGGCGTATCGTGCTGCCGCGGCTGGCCGTCCAGCTCGCAGATGGCGCGGTAAAGCGCCAGCAAGCCATTGCCGCTGAGCACGTCTTCGGCCCTTACGTGCCCCAGTTGTCGATGGAGAATCTGCCACAGCTCGGCTTCACGCGGGCTGCCAATGGGCAGGTCGACATGCCCACCCTCCCCTGGCAACACCAGCCAGCGGCCGTCGGCCTGCTCCAGCAGCGTACCGACGCCCAGACCGGTACCGGCGCCGATCACCAGCACCGGCCGCTCTGCCTGCGCCTGGCCCTCGCACACTGGTATCCGCTCGTGCTCGGCCAGGCGGGTCATGCCCAACGCCATGGCGAAGAAATCGTTGATCATCAGCAGCTCGTCGACCTGCAACGCCTGGCAGAAGGCTGTGCGATCGATGCGCCAATGGTTGTTGGTAAACCGGAACAGGTCACCGCTGACCGGCCCAGCGCAGGCCAGGCACACCGAGCCTATCGCCCCCAACGGCAGGCCCTGGGCCTGCAGATAGGCCATGATGGCCTGCTCCGGCCCGGGAAAATCGGCGGTCGCCAGCACCTGTACCGCCTCCAGATGATCGTCACGCCACAGGGCGAAGCGTGCGTTGGTTCCACCGATGTCGCCGACCAGCGCCAGTTTCACGTGAAT harbors:
- a CDS encoding response regulator, which gives rise to MSQPGKSILLVDDDQEIRELLETYLSRVGFQVRAVADGAAFRQSLCAESADLVILDVMLPDEDGFSLCRWVREHQRFAQVPVIMLTASSDEADRVIGLELGADDYLGKPFSPRELLARIKALLRRAQFSQERSGEVLAFDDWRLDMVSHRLFHRDGEEVILSGADFALLKLFLDHPQQILDRDTIGNATRGREVMPLERIVDMAVSRLRQRLRDTDKPPRLIRTVRGSGYQLAATVSVQAGDGR
- a CDS encoding glucokinase, whose protein sequence is MKLALVGDIGGTNARFALWRDDHLEAVQVLATADFPGPEQAIMAYLQAQGLPLGAIGSVCLACAGPVSGDLFRFTNNHWRIDRTAFCQALQVDELLMINDFFAMALGMTRLAEHERIPVCEGQAQAERPVLVIGAGTGLGVGTLLEQADGRWLVLPGEGGHVDLPIGSPREAELWQILHRQLGHVRAEDVLSGNGLLALYRAICELDGQPRQHDTPAAITTAGLAGEPVAAEVLEQFSCWLGRVAGNNMLTLGARGGVYIVGGVVPRFAERFLTSGFAKSFRDKGCMSHYLDGVPVWLVTAEYPGLTGAGVALQQRAEAG